Proteins from a single region of Mytilus trossulus isolate FHL-02 chromosome 2, PNRI_Mtr1.1.1.hap1, whole genome shotgun sequence:
- the LOC134705625 gene encoding uncharacterized protein LOC134705625, whose amino-acid sequence MYFKDNETNAVVYKIDISTSRDAYFPQGALEKTLVVNTNFVFTEKKHYYVNLDPGAGRGKTNDCKVESSAIRNKTFWQFRIRDVTKPELTFISRQKATNGNITVSWTFNEPVTSTCTIVKPDATAKANCSDYWSGDNLEEGFYTLFIYGTDLEGNQADVGKYEFEIDTTPPDIVINDKPHYISKQRQFTFILSCNENCSTYCSLYEEGSLPTYVICSLSNTMFSLKDNTTYVFLVKAVDAVGNEGNSTFYRFKTDFIPPSMTTLVNKTLTCGADFNPNITDIPIVTDNNPEGTNILYTDSVGNNCGIQRVWTATDAAGNEATQTQVISFESPTPIRLLFAREALVPCGDIDDFTKSMQEYISNNINHPCGIPFKRIYFTDSTLLNKCGITIIRTWHIEDSCGSTANGTQQIKILQLEVPVTPKNGQVNVELQSTLRWPAYPNAIKYEIYLWLYGQEKPEQPVITIQWRTYWRTSRLTSNTKYSWKVEIDIGENDTIPGPKWSFETRKIPDLTIEHVKVPTVAFSGQSFVVQWSVRNTGTGITETSSWYDRVYFSLSDSLEDAKRFRSPTYVWQRNILFPEDGYTSQAKVNLHESDIGLFWVFVETGYQDFNTTNNVRVSDQRVDVKLTPPPDLQIDSIIIQDVTFSGSSLPVIYNVRNHGDGATTADAWEDDIYWSEDDKFDWQDIRLERHYRLGKLVPDESYTVHLTVFVPRNIYGNYTIIVHSDSGNDVYEHGMDENNRRVSKVLDVTLTPPPDLTIREIFTEKTLYVTGDAMVITWTVINDGYRSPYAFYWIDIIKLISLEQLSRSYIIGQQSYNSKLDPTMSYSHSITYRIPANVQSGTYNISVITDYYNQVFEFQNEDNNVLNKEIEIQKALPDLLVTNITVEVQSNVTFNSISVSWTAENKGEGKTLISRWIDKLIAVVHSNNKSEYTLGQFYSGDDHILRPSQSYIIQNELVLPPHVYGDVVFRVQVDYLGQTADDNRNNNMEMTHMFDIPLKSPDLYIHKFKVISDEVYSGGQLELECSVGNLGVTIQSNQRWYQKIIVSSTSSQYTDIVSEESVQLGPLHTEQISRTTTLLQIPKLLHGDVYLHCIVETKDDLFEGREPPRIENNHKIITLFVNRPPSPDLIIDFLKVSLKNSSSSQSLVSVTWSVHNKGNSMPFRSIWFDAVGISRQNHVQISDIARHIEILYTFEIIHGLESSASYSMSKTVVIPKQYVGTYFLYVITDYADTIFEFNEEDNNIEASKLIVIHPIPMSQLNVSFLFNETMFTPGSSISTSFFTENTGSARTRLTSWEDLVYISPIQNASKEILLDSGYLLSTTLHVGALDPGETYLTNVKLIIPNDINSLVFFYTMSFDADETGLSVDLSSQASSLYFHKKAIYVDHNSRPNIIVSANESIGPQKGGQPLLINYNFTNNGVIKSTRVFYNSLYLSEDYFRDEFDLKLKTSFYSESISVNETINDTVSVFLPYDLKSRNYFIIIEVDSGNAIYELDELDNEFVISMSIEQTLSTDVAVVDVKTAETVSYGDNLEVHWKLRNNGTISAQGYACDSVFLSADRKWDIEDKQIGQTTCRFITLQPYDHLSSTTDVSNSLSGKIPEMSEASYVAMVKSRSNILDGYLENNVGFSYNGTNIKVTHLYLNTVHDIRIGTDNAKLFLLPNISSEETIVIRSECKNIDTFYEIKVKYGKEATDVDFDYISDDPFKSNQTLTIPMTKSGNYYILVTTTNSDDQVSSVDVNLFVKLARFEIMSVFPTRAIPIGNATLKIEGTLFPEELDMTLFSTTFGELKPLKIFRFSSTLLYATFDFRLTIRGQRFSLTLTNSLIGNTTILEDALEISTGEVGKVSTHIDMPNALLPGQRGLMYLYINNIGDTDIVSPLIFIQTNGIAHLNFESDSDEVQFWEQNILIASSENTPGGVLPPGASYRFVFNVKQIDNSKIGKSKISVSLIKPLKETNHVYVSTKDQLRTSDINDEAWDRIWDNFIQLIGTSWYSLNWKVSEIMNQLSLAGRHVNQLSDVVTMLLDMAGGHNEDTILTQENDIIVRRQARNLVLDFTRFFSSKLFSRYHKSVMGKGWMLPYWYVRKHTHFNFHTD is encoded by the exons ATGTACTTCAAAGATAATGAAACGAATGCAGTTGTATACAAAATCGACATTTCAACAAGCAGAGATGCTTATTTTCCACAAGGTGCACTTGAAAAGACTCTTGTAGTGAATACCAATTTTGTGTTTACAGAAAAGAAACACTATTACGTCAACTTAGATCCAG GTGCCGGCAGAGGAAAGACCAACGATTGCAAAGTTGAATCATCGGCAATTCgcaacaaaacattttggcAGTTTAGAATAA GAGATGTAACAAAACCAGAACTAACCTTTATATCGAGACAGAAAGCAACGAATGGTAATATTACTGTATCATGGACATTCAACGAGCCTGTAACATCAACATGTACCATTGTAAAACCAGACGCGACAGCAAAGGCGAACTGTTCAGATTACTGGTCAGGTGACAACCTGGAAGAGGGGTTTTATACGTTATTCATATATGGGACAGACTTGGAGGGAAACCAAGCAGACGTTGGAAAATACGAATTCGAAATCG ATACAACTCCACCGGATATTGTTATCAACGATAAACCACATTACATAAGCAAACAGCGACAGTTCACATTCATCTTAAGCTGCAATGAAAACTGTAGTACCTACTGCAGTCTTTATGAAGAAGGAAGCCTTCCAACGTATGTCATCTGTAGTTTATCCAACACTATGTTTAGTTTGAAAGATAACACCACTTATGTTTTTCTTGTGAAAGCTGTCGACGCTGTTGGAAATGAAGGCAATAGCACATTTTACAGATTTAAAACAG ATTTCATCCCACCTTCGATGACTACACTCGTAAATAAGACACTCACATGTGGCGCAGATTTTAATCCAAACATAACTGACATCCCAATTGTAACAGACAATAATCCTGAGGGAACGAACATTCTTTATACAGACAGTGTAGGAAACAACTGTGGAATTCAAAGAGTTTGGACTGCAACTGATGCTGCAGGGAATGAAGCTACACAAACACAAGTAATCTCATTTGAATCTCCGACACCAATAAGGTTATTGTTTGCAAGAGAGGCATTGGTTCCTTGCGGAGATATTGATGATTTTACAAAGAGCATGCaagaatatatttcaaataatataaaccaCCCTTGCGGAATAccttttaaaagaatttacttTACAGATTCAACACTTCTTAACAAATGTGGTATCACAATTATACGAACATGGCACATTGAAGATAGTTGTGGAAGCACAGCAAATGGCACAcagcaaattaaaattttacaactggAAGTACCAGTAACGCCTAAAAATGGTCAAGTGAATGTAGAATTACAGTCCACATTACGATGGCCAGCCTATCCAAACgctatcaaatatgaaatatatctgTGGCTGTATGGACAAGAAAAACCAGAACAACCAGTTATTACCATTCAATGGCGTACATATTGGAGAACGTCCAGATTAACGTCCAATACAAAATATTCATGGAAGGTTGAAATTGATATTGGAGAGAATGATACTATTCCTGGTCCAAAATGGTCATTTGAAACGAGAAAAATTCCAGATTTGACAATTGAACATGTCAAAGTTCCAACGGTCGCATTCTCAGGACAATCATTTGTTGTTCAATGGTCAGTGCGTAACACTGGCACTGGGATAACAGAGACTTCCAGTTGGTATGACCGagtgtatttttctttaagcGACAGTTTAGAGGACGCAAAAAGATTCAGAAGTCCAACATATGTTTGGCAAAGGAATATCTTGTTCCCAGAAGATGGATACACATCTCAAGCAAAG GTGAATTTGCATGAGAGCGACATTGGCTTATTTTGGGTATTTGTTGAGACCGGATATCAAGacttcaatacaacaaacaatGTACGTGTCAGTGATCAGCGTGTAGATGTTAAACTAACTCCTCCGCCGGATTTACAGATTGATTCGATAATAATTCAAGATGTTACCTTCTCAG gGTCTTCTTTACCTGTTATTTACAATGTTCGTAATCATGGAGACGGTGCTACCACTGCTGATGCTTGGGAAGATGATATTTACTGGTCTGAGGATGATAAATTTG ATTGGCAAGATATTCGCCTGGAAAGACACTACAGATTAGGCAAGTTGGTTCCAGATGAAAGCTATACAGTGCATTTAACAGTCTTTGTTCCCcgaaatatatatggaaattaCACTATAATCGTTCACTCTGATAGTGGCAATGATGTATACGAACATGGGATGGATGAAAACAACAGGAGGGTTTCAAAG GTACTTGATGTAACACTGACTCCTCCACCAGACCTTACAATAAGAGAAATATTTACTGAAAAGACGCTCTATGTCACCGGTGATGCCATGGTTATAACATGGACTGTTATAAATGATGGTTACAGATCACCATATGCCTTTTATTGGATAGATATCATA AAATTGATTTCATTGGAACAACTTAGTCGATCCTATATTATAGGTCAACAATCATATAATTCAAAACTGGACCCAACAATGTCATACAGTCATTCAATCACTTATCGTATTCCCGCAAATGTTCAATCTGGTACTTATAACATCAGTGTTATTACAGATTACTATAACCaagtttttgaatttcaaaatgaggACAATAATGTTCTCAATAAGGAGATTGAAATACAAAAAGCTTTACCAGATTTGTTAGTGACCAACATTACCGTTGAAGTACAGTCAAATGTGACATTCAACTCAATTAGCGTTTCGTGGACAGCTGAAAACAAAGGCGAGGGAAAAACACTAATTTCAAGGTGGATTGATAAACTAATTGCTGTTGTTCACTCCAATAATAAATCCGAATACACATTAGGACAATTCTACAGTGGAGATGACCACATATTAAGACCCAGTCAGagttatattatacaaaatgaattgGTGCTACCACCACATGTGTATGGCGATGTGGTTTTTCGTGTCCAAGTTGATTACTTGGGTCAAACTGCTGATGACAATAGGAATAATAATATGGAAATGACACACATGTTTGATATACCTCTCAAATCGCCTGATTTGTATATTCACAAATTCAAAGTCATATCTGACGAAGTATATAGCGGTGGCCAACTTGAATTGGAGTGTTCAGTAGGTAACCTAGGTGTTACCATTCAATCGAATCAAAGGTGGTACCAGAAAATTATTGTTTCCTCTACTAGCTCACAGTATACAGACATTGTTTCAGAAGAATCCGTACAATTAGGACCTTTACATACAGAGCAGATCTCTCGCACAACTACTTTACTTCAAATTCCGAAATTACTCCATGGTGATGTATACCTGCATTGTATTGTAGAAACAAAAGATGATTTGTTTGAAGGCCGAGAGCCTCCGAGAATAGAAAATAATCACAAAATTATTACTCTTTTTGTTAACAGACCGCCATCGCCTGATCTGATAATTGACTTTTTGAAAGTTTCGTTGAAGAATTCGTCATCCAGTCAATCATTAGTTTCTGTTACTTGGTCAGTACATAATAAAGGGAATTCTATGCCTTTCCGGTCTATTTGGTTTGACGCAGTTGGAATATCACGTCAAAATCATGTACAAATATCCGATATAGCTAGACATATTGAAATACTATAtacttttgaaataattcatggacTTGAATCATCTGCATCCTACTCGATGTCGAAAACAGTTGTTATTCCAAAACAGTATGTAGGAACATACTTCTTATATGTTATCACGGACTATGCAGatacaatttttgaatttaatgaaGAGGATAACAATATAGAGGCGAGCAAACTAATCGTTATACATCCGATACCAATGTCTCAACTTAATGTATCTTTTCTTTTCAATGAAACCATGTTTACACCTGGAAGTAGCATAAGTACTtctttttttactgaaaatacTGGATCAGCCCGTACACGTTTGACATCGTGGGAAGATCTCGTTTACATATCTCCAATACAGAATGCATCAAAAGAAATTTTACTTGATTCAGGATATTTACTTTCAACAACACTTCACGTTGGAGCTTTAGACCCTGGAGAGACTTATTTGACAAACGTAAAACTCATTATTCCAAATGATATTAACAGTTTAGTATTCTTTTACACTATGTCGTTTGATGCTGATGAGACAGGATTATCTGTAGATTTAAGTTCTCAAGCCTCGTCCCTGTATTTTCACAAGAAAGCAATATATGTTGACCACAATAGTCGCCCAAACATTATTGTTTCTGCAAATGAAAGTATCGGACCACAAAAAGGTGGTCAACCGCTTTTAATTAActataattttacaaacaatGGAGTTATTAAATCTACAAGAGTATTTTACAACAGTTTGTATCTAAGTGAAGATTATTTCCGAGATGAATTTGATCTTAAACTGAAAACTAGCTTTTATTCTGAATCAATATCAgtaaatgaaacaataaatgATACAGTTTCAGTATTTCTACCATATGATTTAAAGAGcagaaattatttcataatcATTGAAGTTGACAGTGGAAATGCTATATATGAGTTGGATGAGTTAGATAATGAGTTTGTTATTTCGATGTCAATAGAGCAAACACTAAGCACTGACGTTGCTGTAGTCGACGTTAAAACAGCTGAAACAGTTTCATATGGTGATAATTTAGAAGTTCACTGGAAACTTCGTAATAATGGAACTATAAGTGCACAGGGTTATGCATGCGATTCGGTTTTTCTCTCTGCAGACAGAAAATGGGATATTGAAGACAAGCAGATAGGACAAACTACATGTAGATTTATTACATTACAACCCTATGATCATCTAAGTTCAACTACAGATGTAAGTAATTCTCTAAGTGGAAAAATACCGGAAATGTCCGAAGCTTCATATGTGGCAATGGTAAAATCTAGATCCAATATACTGGACGGGTATTTGGAGAATAATGTCGGGTTCAGCTATAATGGAACAAATATTAAAGTAACGCATTTATATCTCAACACTGTACATGACATACGCATTGGTACAGATAATGCGAAACTATTCCttttaccaaatatttcatCAGAAGAAACCATAGTTATAAGGTCTGAATGTAAAAACATCGACACATTTTATgagataaaagtaaaatatggaaaagaGGCAACAGATGTTGATTTTGATTATATTTCTGATGACCCATTTAAATCCAACCAAACACTTACTATACCTATGACTAAATCTGGTAACTATTATATTCTAGTAACTACTACAAACTCAGATGATCAAGTTTCATCAGTGGATGTGAATCTTTTTGTGAAACTTGCTAGATTTGAGATAATGAGTGTTTTTCCAACTCGAGCAATTCCGATTGGTAATGCAACATTAAAAATTGAAGGAACGCTGTTCCCAGAGGAGTTAGATATGACGCTATTCAGTACAACGTTTGGAGAATTGAAACCGCTAAAGATATTTCGATTTTCATCGACACTCTTGTATGCTACATTTGATTTCCGTTTAACGATTCGAGGCCAGAGGTTTTCGTTAACTCTGACCAACTCATTGATTGGAAACACAACAATATTAGAAGATGCATTAGAAATTAGTACTGGAGAAGTTGGTAAAGTATCTACTCATATAGACATGCCAAATGCACTGCTTCCAGGTCAACGTGGTTTAATGTATCTATATATCAACAACATTGGCGATACGGATATCGTTTCACCCCTTATATTTATCCAAACTAATGGAATTGCTCATTTGAATTTCGAAAGTGACTCTGACGAAGTGCAGTTCTGGGAGCAAAACATCTTGATAGCTAGCTCTGAAAATACACCAGGAGGTGTTTTACCTCCTGGCGCATCATATAGATTCGTGTTCAATGTCAAACAAATAGACAATTCAAAAATTGGGAAAAGTAAAATAAGTGTAAGCTTAATCAAACCATTGAAAGAGACTAATCATGTATATGTCTCTACTAAAGATCAACTGCGAACTAGCGATATAAACGACGAGGCATGGGATCGAATATGGGACAATTTTATTCAGTTGATAGGTACAAGCTGGTATTCCCTCAACTGGAAGGTTTCTGAAATAATGAATCAATTAAGTCTCGCTGGGCGTCATGTTAATCAGCTATCAGATGTCGTTACAATGTTACTAGACATGGCAGGTGGACATAATGAGGACACAATACTGACTCAAGAAAACGACATTATAGTGAGAAGACAGGCAAGAAATCTTGTTTTAGATTTCACGAGATtcttttcatcaaaattattttctagATATCATAAAAGCGTGATGGGAAAGGGATGGATGCTTCCATATTGGTATGTACGAAAACAcacacattttaattttcatactgactaa